The Dendropsophus ebraccatus isolate aDenEbr1 chromosome 10, aDenEbr1.pat, whole genome shotgun sequence genome has a segment encoding these proteins:
- the LOC138802317 gene encoding 5-aminolevulinate synthase, erythroid-specific, mitochondrial-like isoform X2, with translation MASLIKLCPFYTRDPSVFLRVTSPMILRSAERCPVMVTRAFSSSINNQQKVKDTTLPPGVSSGASNRRTLAQAAPQAATVNAKCPFIETEMEKDDSFIVQKAGPEVQEDLKAFKTDVLSSLLYEVKSNLKKKFYGDSPKKVNLGTGAPLIPTHLLKENMPGGAAFGYDEYFYRRIEEKKQDYTYRVFKTVNRKASAYPFAEDFSDLQGKKKEVSVWCSNDYLGMSRHPRVLKAIAETLKEHGAGAGGTRNISGTSKYHVDLECELADLHHKDAALLFSSCFVANDSTLFTLAKMLPGCEIYSDAGNHASMIQGIRNSGVTKYVFRHNDPAHLEELLRKSDPKTPKIVAFETVHSMDGAICPLEEMCDIAHKYGALTFVDEVHAVGLYGVRGAGVGERDGVMHKMDIISGTLGKAFGCVGGYVASSAALIDTVRSYAAGFIFTTSLPPMVLAGAVESVRVLKSEEGQALRRAHQRNVKHMRQLLMDAGLPVINCPSHIIPIRVGNAAVNTKICDILLSEYNIYVQAINYPTVPRGEELLRLAPSPHHTPDMMNYFVESLVETWKEVGMPVQSPSAAECNFCHRPLHFDLMSEWERTYFGNMEPKYITMYA, from the exons atggcgtCTCTCATCAAACTCTGTCCCTTCTACACCCGGGACCCTTCGGTGTTCCTGCGTGTCACATCACCAATGATTCTGCGCAGTGCGGAACGTTGTCCAGTCATGGTGACCCGCGCCTTCTCTTCTTCTATTAATAACCAACAGAAGGTCAAGGACACCACACTGCCCCCTGGAG TCTCTTCTGGAGCCTCCAATAGGCGCACCCTGGCCCAAGCAGCTCCGCAGGCTGCCACTGTCAACGCCAAGTGCCCTTTTATCGAGACAGAGATGGAGAAAGACGACAGTTTCATCGTTCAGAAAGCTGGTCCTGAAGTTCAAGAGGATCTAAAGGCTTTTAAGACAG ATGTTCTTAGTTCTCTCCTGTATGAAGTCAAATCCAACCTGAAGAAGAAGTTCTATGGTGACTCTCCTAAAAAAGTGAACCTTGGAACTGGGGCTCCTCTCATTCCAACTCATCTGCTGAAAGAAAACATGCCAG GTGGAGCTGCCTTTGGCTACGATGAGTACTTCTACCGGAGGATTGAGGAGAAGAAACAGGACTACACGTATCGGGTGTTCAAGACTGTGAACCGTAAGGCCAGTGCCTACCCGTTTGCTGAGGATTTCTCTGACCTCCAGGGAAAAAAGAAGGAAGTGTCCGTCTGGTGCAGCAATGATTACCTGGGCATGAGCAGGCACCCTCGGGTGCTTAAAGCTATTGC GGAGACTCTTAAGGAGCATGGAGCTGGTGCAGGTGGAACTAGAAACATTTCTGGCACCAGCAAATACCATGTGGACCTGGAATGTGAGTTGGCGGATCTGCACCACAAGGATGCGGCCCTGCTCTTCTCTTCCTGCTTTGTTGCCAACGACTCCACTCTGTTCACTTTGGCAAAGATGTTACCAG GTTGTGAGATTTACTCGGATGCAGGTAACCACGCATCTATGATCCAGGGCATCCGTAACAGCGGGGTGACCAAATACGTCTTCCGCCATAATGACCCTGCCCATCTTGAAGAACTGCTTCGTAAATCAGATCCTAAAACCCCCAAGATTGTTGCCTTTGAGACTGTCCACTCTATGGATG GTGCCATCTGCCCCCTGGAGGAGATGTGTGATATTGCACACAAATATGGTGCCCTGACATTCGTGGATGAAGTGCATGCAGTGGGGCTTTATGGAGTGCGGGGAGCAGGAGTCGGAGAAAGGGATGGCGTCATGCATAAGATGGACATTATCTCAGGAACGCTGG GGAAGGCATTTGGCTGTGTTGGTGGCTACGTGGCTAGCTCAGCTGCCCTCATAGACACGGTGCGTTCTTATGCCGCCGGCTTCATCTTtaccacctctctgcccccgatGGTGCTTGCTGGAGCTGTGGAGTCTGTGCGAGTCCTGAAAAGCGAGGAAGGACAAGCTCTCCGCCGTGCCCACCAGCGCAATGTCAAGCATATGCGCCAACTACTCATGGACGCTGGACTGCCCGTCATCAACTGTCCCAGCCACATCATCCCCATACGG GTTGGCAACGCCGCAGTGAACACCAAGATCTGTGACATCCTCCTATCTGAGTACAACATCTACGTCCAGGCCATCAATTACCCGACCGTTCCCCGTGGAGAAGAATTGCTGAGGCTGGCTCCCTCTCCACATCACACCCCTGACATGATGAACTACTTTGTGG
- the LOC138802317 gene encoding 5-aminolevulinate synthase, erythroid-specific, mitochondrial-like isoform X1: MFVLSAGQQTLQRVNMASLIKLCPFYTRDPSVFLRVTSPMILRSAERCPVMVTRAFSSSINNQQKVKDTTLPPGVSSGASNRRTLAQAAPQAATVNAKCPFIETEMEKDDSFIVQKAGPEVQEDLKAFKTDVLSSLLYEVKSNLKKKFYGDSPKKVNLGTGAPLIPTHLLKENMPGGAAFGYDEYFYRRIEEKKQDYTYRVFKTVNRKASAYPFAEDFSDLQGKKKEVSVWCSNDYLGMSRHPRVLKAIAETLKEHGAGAGGTRNISGTSKYHVDLECELADLHHKDAALLFSSCFVANDSTLFTLAKMLPGCEIYSDAGNHASMIQGIRNSGVTKYVFRHNDPAHLEELLRKSDPKTPKIVAFETVHSMDGAICPLEEMCDIAHKYGALTFVDEVHAVGLYGVRGAGVGERDGVMHKMDIISGTLGKAFGCVGGYVASSAALIDTVRSYAAGFIFTTSLPPMVLAGAVESVRVLKSEEGQALRRAHQRNVKHMRQLLMDAGLPVINCPSHIIPIRVGNAAVNTKICDILLSEYNIYVQAINYPTVPRGEELLRLAPSPHHTPDMMNYFVESLVETWKEVGMPVQSPSAAECNFCHRPLHFDLMSEWERTYFGNMEPKYITMYA, from the exons ATGTTCGTCCTCAGTGCAGGGCAACAG ACACtgcaacgtgtgaacatggcgtCTCTCATCAAACTCTGTCCCTTCTACACCCGGGACCCTTCGGTGTTCCTGCGTGTCACATCACCAATGATTCTGCGCAGTGCGGAACGTTGTCCAGTCATGGTGACCCGCGCCTTCTCTTCTTCTATTAATAACCAACAGAAGGTCAAGGACACCACACTGCCCCCTGGAG TCTCTTCTGGAGCCTCCAATAGGCGCACCCTGGCCCAAGCAGCTCCGCAGGCTGCCACTGTCAACGCCAAGTGCCCTTTTATCGAGACAGAGATGGAGAAAGACGACAGTTTCATCGTTCAGAAAGCTGGTCCTGAAGTTCAAGAGGATCTAAAGGCTTTTAAGACAG ATGTTCTTAGTTCTCTCCTGTATGAAGTCAAATCCAACCTGAAGAAGAAGTTCTATGGTGACTCTCCTAAAAAAGTGAACCTTGGAACTGGGGCTCCTCTCATTCCAACTCATCTGCTGAAAGAAAACATGCCAG GTGGAGCTGCCTTTGGCTACGATGAGTACTTCTACCGGAGGATTGAGGAGAAGAAACAGGACTACACGTATCGGGTGTTCAAGACTGTGAACCGTAAGGCCAGTGCCTACCCGTTTGCTGAGGATTTCTCTGACCTCCAGGGAAAAAAGAAGGAAGTGTCCGTCTGGTGCAGCAATGATTACCTGGGCATGAGCAGGCACCCTCGGGTGCTTAAAGCTATTGC GGAGACTCTTAAGGAGCATGGAGCTGGTGCAGGTGGAACTAGAAACATTTCTGGCACCAGCAAATACCATGTGGACCTGGAATGTGAGTTGGCGGATCTGCACCACAAGGATGCGGCCCTGCTCTTCTCTTCCTGCTTTGTTGCCAACGACTCCACTCTGTTCACTTTGGCAAAGATGTTACCAG GTTGTGAGATTTACTCGGATGCAGGTAACCACGCATCTATGATCCAGGGCATCCGTAACAGCGGGGTGACCAAATACGTCTTCCGCCATAATGACCCTGCCCATCTTGAAGAACTGCTTCGTAAATCAGATCCTAAAACCCCCAAGATTGTTGCCTTTGAGACTGTCCACTCTATGGATG GTGCCATCTGCCCCCTGGAGGAGATGTGTGATATTGCACACAAATATGGTGCCCTGACATTCGTGGATGAAGTGCATGCAGTGGGGCTTTATGGAGTGCGGGGAGCAGGAGTCGGAGAAAGGGATGGCGTCATGCATAAGATGGACATTATCTCAGGAACGCTGG GGAAGGCATTTGGCTGTGTTGGTGGCTACGTGGCTAGCTCAGCTGCCCTCATAGACACGGTGCGTTCTTATGCCGCCGGCTTCATCTTtaccacctctctgcccccgatGGTGCTTGCTGGAGCTGTGGAGTCTGTGCGAGTCCTGAAAAGCGAGGAAGGACAAGCTCTCCGCCGTGCCCACCAGCGCAATGTCAAGCATATGCGCCAACTACTCATGGACGCTGGACTGCCCGTCATCAACTGTCCCAGCCACATCATCCCCATACGG GTTGGCAACGCCGCAGTGAACACCAAGATCTGTGACATCCTCCTATCTGAGTACAACATCTACGTCCAGGCCATCAATTACCCGACCGTTCCCCGTGGAGAAGAATTGCTGAGGCTGGCTCCCTCTCCACATCACACCCCTGACATGATGAACTACTTTGTGG